One Osmerus eperlanus chromosome 2, fOsmEpe2.1, whole genome shotgun sequence genomic window, ttccatccttattctttaagtataacttattttagagttctcttcccctggaacagatttcatgttccaaatgaggggggctgtcgctgtcttggtgtgtggggttgcatcaaattccccttttttgctctgttaaattgctgcaccagtccacacttgaccggtggggatctcattctattatgactgtaactgttagctgctcctggcattctctaatccctgctctcctctctctgtccccccccacacacatcccttgtggtgtggggggtttgagttgtcagcacctgcctggtcgtcggtcagccaacgctggacctggtcgcgagtctcccggtcctgtcctacatctataaagttgaataatggattttggtgttttaaaaacccatcgacactgtatgactatgtttagcctgtgttctgctcctctctcccaccaaccgtctctggaggaggggatccctctctgaattgctcctcccaaggtttcttccattttattttctcctgttgagagttttttgggagtttttccttgtcttccttgagggtttaggttggttgaggggaagttctatgggcatatgtgaagccctctgtgacatgcttgcgtgtaaaaagggctatacaaataaatttgatttgatttgatttggacaTCATGCTGGCTAGCTTCACCATTGGATTCTTTCCCTGGGTAATTAGAACAGGCACCAGATCAAATGTGGGTCAGGTAAGACACAAGACACAGGAGATCCCACCAACCCTCTAGGAAACACTGGTCACCTAGGGAACAAGGACATGGCCAGGTatctttgtgtatttgtgtaacaTCCTTTTTGCAAGACACAACTACATCACCAAATTGGTAGCCATTAGCCAACAAATCAGCTCATACCGAAATACTATCAAAATGGTTATCATTCTTCAAACACATTATCTTGACATTATTCAATCCTCTTCGAACGGGCACAAAGAAAAGAATCGGGTCAATGTGACTTGAAAGCCCAGTGCACTAGGTTAAGATAGGTGGCCCTTGATAGGGTAATGATCACCAGAGACATTGACACGCATAGATAAGGGTGACTATGACACAGGAGGGCAGCAATAACACCTGACTTCTGCCCCTGAAAATGGGCCACCTTTTCTGCTCAAATTTGAGGAAAACTAGGCTTCCCACAGAATAATTCCACTAAACTACTTgtagaactgtgcacttctggtGCTTGATTATCTGCTGCTTTTACTATATGCACAATTTGTATTTCATTTTAGATGAAagtatctgctaaattaataaaatattGAATGTAAGACTTCCACATTTGCCataaacacagacatgcactgATTAACATACCTGTTTCGGAACTTCCTTACTTAAATtttgtcattttacatttagtcacttactTCCTGATTTCATGTATTCAGGTTTGAAGTATTCAGGTTTAGTCATGAGCTCACAAGGCCTGAGCAAATCTTCACATCCATGACCTCAATACAACTTTGGCAGCAATCTATTCTAAACTGTAAACATTATTGGATGGTTGAACAGAATTGACCTATATCTATGCTCATCCTACACATTTTACTCATCTTGTGTTTGCACAGGCTAGGATGGTTTATCAATCCGCATGATTGCAGATTGTGGCGTTTCACACCAGCACATAGCTGTTTGGATAAGACTACTGACAGTTGCTAGGGACTGTTATAAGGAGCAGGCTATCAGGAGGCTACCCTTCAAAAGGTCAAGTTCATAATTGCAAAAACCTGCAACTACATTTAGTGTCACAAACCCTTGTTCACACACTAGTCACTTAGCAGTTTTTTTGTATTgttataaaatgtaaaaaaaaagatttaaaacaATTATCTAAAGGTGTTTTTGTAATCTCTTTCCACACCTCCCCCATTCTTAATTGATGACGTGTATCGTACGCGCCATGCTACGTACAGCGACAATGATGGCGGTGgctcagacaaagagagagaaagataacgaAGATTGTTCTGTATTGCCTTTAGTCCATGCAATTATAAAATGGTACGTTTCACGCAAATAATGTACATGTAAAATATGTTCAGTATCCGTAATGTAATTGACAGGGCGATTAGTTGAACGCTTTAGCAAACATGATTTAGTAGCTTGGTAGACTCTCATCTGGCAAACCACATGCTACAGTGTCATCGTTGGTTCCGACTGTTTACATTTTTACAGTCATGTGTCCTATATTACTAAATTATATTAATCTATATTTTCCTTGTTTCTATGTTGGATAAAGCATGGATAAAGATAGCCAGGATGTGCATCAAGAACTGGCCAAACTAAAAGCAAAGATCCAGGAGGCGCGCGAGCAAATCTCAACCATGCACGGAATTGAAAAAAGTCCAGcagagcagcaacagcagctggCCACACTAAGGGAGCAGGTTCACACCAAGAACCAGTTATTACAGAAGTACAAGAGCCTGTGTATGTTTGACGTACCCAAAGCGTCGTGACTTACAAGACTTGCATCAAGACGCTCGCGGACAAGCAGGGTGGAGCAGTGTGGATCTCCAGTTGTCTACGAAGACAGGTTTTGATTAATGACCGAAACGGAACGATTCctgaagaaaacacacacacacacacacacacaactaaattATGTGCAATGGGTTTATTAATGGGCAATATTTTCTTTGCACcaccaatcttttttttttacaatgttatTTTATACTTTGTGTCTATACAATAAACGAATATGTCCAGAGATAAGCTATTCTGTGTCTTTTATTCCGGTCTTGTATTTTgtcaatgtaaaatatattgagGAACTGAAGCAACGTAATCTACTGTTAATTCACAAATCAACAACACGTCATGGTTACATTGAGGCTAAATGTTTTACGAGACTAGGGATTGGGATGTAGTAGCCTTGTAGGCGTATCTGTATGACTGAGCAAATTCATTGTGTTTGTGCTTTGCATTGCTTTCATATTTGTGACCAATGAGCACAAACGTGTTTAGattttcatattttattttttccatcaattcttttttgaaaaagtaaacgCATAAGAATAAATATACATTCAGAATCTAATTTGTTCATTAGGCAACAAACATTCAAGTTCAGTCCGGTTTAGAAAATTGTAAAAAATGTAAACGATTGTCAATAAAGTGTCACTTCTTCATTCATTAGGCAGATGTAGATTCAGTAGGCCTATGTTGCTGAAGTGTACTAGCGCGCTAGCTTCATCGGGACAAACGAATGACTGTCTGTCCCTGTTCAGACTTCGCCTTCAGAGTTTGAGCACTTACAAAGTTTGAGGAAGATAATTCCCGTACTTTGAACACTAAAGGCTTCGTGCGCGTGTTGCGTCTCATTTTCAGTCTATTTCTCAAGTGCTTATATTTGCACAGTCCTCAACAGATAGTAcacctgtctttctctttggCTTGACTTCCACCAATAGCTTTCTCTTTTATGTACATCAAGTCACTGTGCACGCTTGGTCGCCGTGCAAAAGGTGCCACAATCCCGTAAGCATCCCCATCTTTGAACTTCTTGCTTCTGAACGACTTTCTGTGCAGCACTTCACTATACTGCAAGGACACTTTGCGGTGACGGTCTGGGCTCATCTCGTTGGGCAGTTTGGCCATGGTGAAGAGAGTTTGAAACATTTGGTCGACGTTAGAGTTCCGTTTAGCGGATATCTCGAAGTAGGCGCACTGCTTATCGCcggccaccaactggtcaatcTCCTCTGCCTGAACCTCTCGGTAGAAGTCCCGGTCACACTTATTGCCGCAGATGACCAGCGGGACGTCCACATTTTCCTTGGTCTTGTTTTTGAGGCATGACTTGGTCTCGTATATTTGTCGCTTCAGGCGCTGCACCTCCTGGAATGAATCTCTGTTGTCCAGACTGAACACCAGAATAAACACGTCCCCTGAGAAAAGACAAAAAGTACAGTGAATACCACAATTCTAAAAACAATACAAAGTTACGCAGTATATAGCGCATTCCAGATATGTTTTTATTCTATGTGGACGTCTATATGCACATTCATTATTACCAGTTTGTTAACTGCAAAGCAAAACTTACCAGTCAGAATTGAAAGTCTCCTCATGGCGGGGAACGGGTGGTGTCCAGATGTATCCAAAATGTCTAGTTGAAACACATCCCCCCTGATGCTGTAGAATTTTCTATGAAAGTCCTCAATAGTTGGTGTGTATTGGTCATCAAATTTCTCGTTGAGAAACCGGGAGATTATAGCTGTCTTGCCAACTTTTGTGGAGCCCAGGATAACCATTCTATGACAGTTCTTTGCCGGAATGTCAAACTCGTTCTCGGATGGCGACATTTTCTTGATCATGCTTGCACCCAGAAGCTGCGCAATATAGAGGCTCAGTTtagcttttgtttagttttAGTTAAGTTCTCTGTACTCTACTTCTCTGAGTTGATGACAGGGACGACTGAATATATAGTCGAAGGCAACCACTCCCCCAACCACGTCATCCTTTACGCATCAAGTGAAGAGAAAATGTAGTTAATAGGGTACCCACTGTACTCTCTTGTTTTTGCGTCAGTCTGCCCGGACCTAGTTTGAGCAAGGGTCGGACTAATTTCTCTAATGTAG contains:
- the LOC134037559 gene encoding mediator of RNA polymerase II transcription subunit 9-like encodes the protein MLRTATMMAVAQTKREKDNEDCSVLPLVHAIIKCMDKDSQDVHQELAKLKAKIQEAREQISTMHGIEKSPAEQQQQLATLREQVHTKNQLLQKYKSLCMFDVPKAS
- the LOC134037565 gene encoding dexamethasone-induced Ras-related protein 1-like → MIKKMSPSENEFDIPAKNCHRMVILGSTKVGKTAIISRFLNEKFDDQYTPTIEDFHRKFYSIRGDVFQLDILDTSGHHPFPAMRRLSILTGDVFILVFSLDNRDSFQEVQRLKRQIYETKSCLKNKTKENVDVPLVICGNKCDRDFYREVQAEEIDQLVAGDKQCAYFEISAKRNSNVDQMFQTLFTMAKLPNEMSPDRHRKVSLQYSEVLHRKSFRSKKFKDGDAYGIVAPFARRPSVHSDLMYIKEKAIGGSQAKEKDRCTIC